Part of the Chanos chanos chromosome 5, fChaCha1.1, whole genome shotgun sequence genome, acactgcatacagcaCTGGCACCTGGACCCCAAAAGTGGAGAGGTAGAATTCTCAGAATTGGACACCTGACTGATGAAGGTGCAAAGGTGAAGGTCTCACACTTAGCATATATTAACCTGTACTGCTCTGTTGGTTTTACATTGTTAGGGGTGAGCACATTAATGCACCTCATCTGGTTCAACTAATATTTTGTTGAAGCCTTTTCCCATCACTtggaaaaatggaacaaaacCGACTGGGTAAGTGAAAACCGAGCTAACTGCTGAAACCAGAAAATTAGTTAAAGTAGTATGTTTATATACCTGCTCTCACCACAGCATAGCTAGCTATCAGGGTAATATGCCCATTAGAAGTTACCTGTTTGCTAAATAATATGATACAGTGCACTACGTGACCTGATTCATGTAATAAGATTTGCCCAAAACTGAAACAGCCACCTGTTGTAGCTTCACCGCTCAAGAAGGGATATTATTTCCACAAAGGGGAAAGAAGTGTCTCATTTTGCACCAATCGAAAGAACAGGCAAACCCTGGATATCCCTATGGAatgcttaaaaagaaaaaggattgTTTAAAACTATAAAGTGATCTCAAAACATTCCTCAGCCATATTATTAGGCTTTTTCTAACAcgttaaataaaacaataaataataaattatcaTTTTAGACTGTATTATTGTAAAAACCAGTATTATAGCTATATAAGTTATCTATGGGAAATGGCACTTTCTCTGCAAATGGAAACTTGAGCAAATATTTCTTGCCCTTTTGTCAAAAAAAGTATAACAAACAAGAAAATGTATGAAGTTGTATGAAGAAGCTACGAGGTTGGTGTAAAATTGAGCAACCTAGGTCCAACAAACCAGAGCAACGTCACAGAGTATACGAACTGGCTTTGGTTTGAGTTAGTAAATAAAAAATGGATGCAGAGTAAATAAAGCAATACAGACTGAATATAGCTTAAATTTAACtactttttaccttttttcttATCTGTCTCTTTACATCCCATAAAATAAGAATTATTATAATTTAAACAATAGAAAAGCCCAGGACAAGTTGTTCACAACTTGAGGTAGTTTACCCCATATTAAATTACGCCATTCTTCATACAAGGGCTAACTAAAAGTTAAACCGCAAACAGCAACCTCTGGGATAAATTATGACACTCCACAGTCCAAATGTATACGGAAACTGACTCCCTGGAGAATCACTATTTGTGCTGTCCCCGTGCGAAGTGACAAGCAAAGTCGTACTTGTTCCTGCACCTAAAACCACAGATATTGCACTGGAAGGGGTTCTCGTAGCCATGGCAACCCATGTGGATGGTGTAGAGGATGTTGTCGGTGAAGTAGGTGTCACAGTGCCGACAGCTGTGCAGCTGCTGTGGGTCGTTGGAGGCCAGGGCGGGAGCAGGTGTGCTGGGCTGGCTGTTGCTGACACTGGGCGTGGCGCTGTGCTCACTGCCAGGGCCCACAGTGGGACTGTAATTCCTGTGGGAGCGAGTCCGAAGCTCGGGAGTGGCAGGCGAGGTGGGGTGGTGGGCGGGGTTTGCCGAGACCGCGGCAGGAACCCCGGACGGCTGGGGGATCAGGAGGGGCTTCTCCTCTCGACAAGACAGCTCATCCCTGGACAAACTGGGCTGCACCTCCTCAGAGGGGAGGTTAGACAGCTGTCCGGCTAGAGTGGACAACTGATTCAGAGGGTTCTCCAACAGGTGATCTTTAGGATCTTTACCGACGCCACCACCAGGGGTCTTGGCCAGGTTCTCGTAGACCTCAGCATGGAAATGCGTAAGCTCGTGGGACATGTCGTTCAGATAGTCGGGTTTCTGTACCACCATGGAGGGAGGGCTGAAGTTGATGAGGAGTCGGCGGCTGTAGGCCAGAGAGCTGGACTTCCGCTGGAGAACACTGAGCATCTTCTTGTTGGAGAGCGAAGACCGGGCACCTTTCATGGGCAGGAGCTTGTGTCTACGGCGGCGGTGGTGAGACAGGTTACTGCGGTCGCTGCAGCGAAAGGAGCAGAGCTCACACTTATAGGGCTTCTCACCCGTGTGGGAACGCATGTGAGCCTCCAGGTGGCGTTCATAAGCAGATGCGAAAGGACACAGGCGGCAGCGGTGGGGTTTTTCACCTGTAGTACcaataagaaaaataaagtcactaacacagcacatttcacttttctctcatgtggggaaaacacatttcagaatgaaaaactTGCTTAACAACTGATTGAGTCAGTTTCTTTCTGACTGTTTCAGAAAGTCATACTTTCTGATTTCTGACCTGAATTTCTCCAAATTCCACTGATAATTTTCATCTTAACATTGTGTTTATTGATATGCCAATGAACTGATCTGAACTCAAACAGGAATGCTGTACAGCCTTTGTGGCGAAGTTATAACCAAAATCTGGGATATTCTGGTGACTCCTAAGGTGTTACCTGTGTGTATTCTGATGTGCTCTATTAAACGGGCGGTGCCTTTGCTAGCATAGTTACAGTAGCGGCACTTCAGTTTCCCATCGTACGTCCTCTCGAAACCATCCACCAGCATTCCAGTCCCGTCGTCAAGGGACACCTCCACGGAGGGTTGGTCAAGGCCATTCTGTTCCACCTCGGTGCCAACCGCTGCCGAAGACAACAAATGTAGAAGTTGAATAATAATTCCACAatagtaacacagtaacagagaTATCTAATAGCGCTGAAATGTCGTCCAAGTGATGGCAAAGTCATAAAGGCTCAGGTATAGGGAAACGCTATTTATGCACATATGCCTTTCTGTCTTAAAGCTGACGTTCTAGCATTATAACAATCGTTTTCCAGACATAAAACCGTGAAATCTAAAACACACTTACCATCCTGAAGTTTCTCTGGGTCTTTGTCTGCGTCGACAGAGCCTGAGATCATGTTGACATGTTGAGTCTGTTGGGTGAGGTACTCCTGGAAGTCCCTCACAAAATCCAATGGCTCCGGTTTTTTCTCGCCCATTCTTCGATCtaagtgttttcagttttttatcTACTTGACGATTGCTAGCTTCTAAACATTATCGCAGTTGAGAAACTGCGTGAGTCATGGTATTGTATGACGAGTTTTTTTTACTGGCAATTGCTTTCTTAACTGTGGTCACAAGTCAAATTAGCTTGATGATGCCGAGAGGGTAactaatatttacataaatgtcACAGCGTCGTTCCTTCAATCCAAGCAGGGTATGCTGGCATCAGTAATACTTTCTGATGACCAATTTCCACTGATAATTTTCATCTTAACGTTATGCTTTTTGACATTCCCTTAAATTGATCTACGGTCATACTGGAAAGCTGGACAACCTTTGTTGCGAAGTTGTAACCAAAAATTGAAAAGCATTCACTCGGTATAACATGCCTGATGTGAGAGAGATTCGGTTCACCAGCGTCGACACACCAGTATAGTAGGCTACTATGGTTTCGTGTGTTTTGTACGGTTAGTTTTCATATTATTTCGACTGAAAGTGATAAGTA contains:
- the LOC115813016 gene encoding zinc finger protein Pegasus-like isoform X1, encoding MGEKKPEPLDFVRDFQEYLTQQTQHVNMISGSVDADKDPEKLQDGKCVLDFTVLCLENDSVGTEVEQNGLDQPSVEVSLDDGTGMLVDGFERTYDGKLKCRYCNYASKGTARLIEHIRIHTGEKPHRCRLCPFASAYERHLEAHMRSHTGEKPYKCELCSFRCSDRSNLSHHRRRRHKLLPMKGARSSLSNKKMLSVLQRKSSSLAYSRRLLINFSPPSMVVQKPDYLNDMSHELTHFHAEVYENLAKTPGGGVGKDPKDHLLENPLNQLSTLAGQLSNLPSEEVQPSLSRDELSCREEKPLLIPQPSGVPAAVSANPAHHPTSPATPELRTRSHRNYSPTVGPGSEHSATPSVSNSQPSTPAPALASNDPQQLHSCRHCDTYFTDNILYTIHMGCHGYENPFQCNICGFRCRNKYDFACHFARGQHK
- the LOC115813016 gene encoding zinc finger protein Pegasus-like isoform X3; translation: MGEKKPEPLDFVRDFQEYLTQQTQHVNMISGSVDADKDPEKLQDGKCVEQNGLDQPSVEVSLDDGTGMLVDGFERTYDGKLKCRYCNYASKGTARLIEHIRIHTGEKPHRCRLCPFASAYERHLEAHMRSHTGEKPYKCELCSFRCSDRSNLSHHRRRRHKLLPMKGARSSLSNKKMLSVLQRKSSSLAYSRRLLINFSPPSMVVQKPDYLNDMSHELTHFHAEVYENLAKTPGGGVGKDPKDHLLENPLNQLSTLAGQLSNLPSEEVQPSLSRDELSCREEKPLLIPQPSGVPAAVSANPAHHPTSPATPELRTRSHRNYSPTVGPGSEHSATPSVSNSQPSTPAPALASNDPQQLHSCRHCDTYFTDNILYTIHMGCHGYENPFQCNICGFRCRNKYDFACHFARGQHK
- the LOC115813016 gene encoding zinc finger protein Pegasus-like isoform X2; the encoded protein is MGEKKPEPLDFVRDFQEYLTQQTQHVNMISGSVDADKDPEKLQDAVGTEVEQNGLDQPSVEVSLDDGTGMLVDGFERTYDGKLKCRYCNYASKGTARLIEHIRIHTGEKPHRCRLCPFASAYERHLEAHMRSHTGEKPYKCELCSFRCSDRSNLSHHRRRRHKLLPMKGARSSLSNKKMLSVLQRKSSSLAYSRRLLINFSPPSMVVQKPDYLNDMSHELTHFHAEVYENLAKTPGGGVGKDPKDHLLENPLNQLSTLAGQLSNLPSEEVQPSLSRDELSCREEKPLLIPQPSGVPAAVSANPAHHPTSPATPELRTRSHRNYSPTVGPGSEHSATPSVSNSQPSTPAPALASNDPQQLHSCRHCDTYFTDNILYTIHMGCHGYENPFQCNICGFRCRNKYDFACHFARGQHK